The following proteins come from a genomic window of Nocardiopsis sp. YSL2:
- the argC gene encoding N-acetyl-gamma-glutamyl-phosphate reductase → MGYSAAIAGASGYAGGELLRLLLGHPEIEIGTLTAGSNAGTPLIQHQPHLLPLADRVLAPTTVEELRGHDVVYLALPHGQSADIAQQLGDDVLVVDCGADFRLNDASAWERFYGTPHAGTWPYGLPELPGQRDRLAGARRVAVPGCHVTVATLALFPGLAEQLVEPDLTVVAVTGTSGAGKAPKPNLIGSEIMGALSPYGVGGTHRHNPEIVQNLTSVTGEPVKLSFTPVLAPLPRGILATCTAPLKPGVTAAQVRAAYETTYADETFTRLLPEGTWPSTAMTLAANTTLLQVTVDADAGRMVVVAALDNLTKGTAGGAVQSTNIALGLPEETGLPLAAVAP, encoded by the coding sequence ATGGGATACAGCGCGGCGATCGCCGGAGCAAGCGGCTACGCGGGAGGCGAGCTGCTCCGTCTGCTGCTCGGCCACCCCGAGATCGAGATCGGCACCCTCACCGCCGGAAGCAACGCCGGCACCCCGCTGATCCAGCACCAGCCGCACCTGCTGCCGCTCGCCGACCGCGTCCTGGCCCCCACCACCGTCGAGGAACTGCGCGGCCACGACGTCGTCTACCTCGCCCTCCCGCACGGCCAGTCCGCCGACATCGCCCAGCAGCTCGGCGACGACGTCCTCGTCGTGGACTGCGGAGCCGACTTCCGGCTCAACGACGCCTCCGCCTGGGAACGGTTCTACGGTACGCCCCACGCCGGCACCTGGCCCTATGGTCTGCCCGAACTCCCCGGCCAGCGCGACCGACTCGCCGGGGCCCGACGCGTCGCCGTCCCCGGCTGCCACGTCACCGTCGCCACCCTCGCGCTCTTCCCCGGCCTGGCCGAGCAGCTCGTCGAGCCGGACCTGACCGTCGTCGCCGTCACCGGCACCTCCGGCGCGGGCAAGGCACCCAAGCCCAACCTCATCGGCAGCGAGATCATGGGTGCCCTGAGCCCCTACGGCGTCGGCGGCACCCACCGGCACAACCCCGAGATCGTGCAGAACCTCACCTCCGTCACAGGCGAGCCGGTCAAGCTGTCCTTCACCCCGGTCCTGGCGCCCCTGCCGCGCGGCATCCTCGCCACCTGCACCGCCCCCCTCAAACCCGGCGTCACCGCCGCCCAGGTCCGCGCCGCCTACGAGACCACCTACGCCGACGAGACCTTCACCCGCCTGCTGCCCGAGGGCACCTGGCCCAGCACCGCCATGACGCTGGCCGCCAACACCACCCTCCTCCAGGTCACCGTGGACGCCGACGCCGGACGCATGGTCGTCGTCGCCGCCCTGGACAACCTCACCAAGGG